One window from the genome of Megalobrama amblycephala isolate DHTTF-2021 linkage group LG4, ASM1881202v1, whole genome shotgun sequence encodes:
- the LOC125266255 gene encoding cytosolic phospholipase A2 gamma-like, which yields MSASKPQESGEVRIEPSLNKNEAEFIDGRRKSVLQSLKKLQIECSQNEVPNIALLGSGGGERAMVGLLGSLVQLQKTGLLDSILYLSGVSGSTWSMASVYQEPDWSTKLETVKDKIIKRLNGPGVSWKEAFAKLKKYYGKDHFSLTDIWAVMVITTFVKEIDEHTLTEQWSQQSKDGKVPFPIYTMIDKKCKQRNIGDPWFEITPHEAGYSLTGAFVDASNFGSKFHKGSKKNQQDEFDMLYLQALCGSALADEVEIKKLLWQKIKDFFQQKETIFEEMRKEQHERSPEALARESGTGLEKVFAVGFKALLHPLSELRQQDPNSPVTEECYQVLMKLVDMNISVLTGKDPSALDESIRTTLYDLSGGKIRLERLRIIDRKAEKLNMKSYTMDVINSLSGRIGYWLFDAWMSIINCMNLWVWGRNYNFLHDMTGEAVPSTLQETKTRDFEDAGLLLNSPYFSVLRKERHIDLIISLDFSEGDPFLTVKEAAKTCKELNIPFPEVNILSGHSENPKDFYVFKGKNTPTVIHIPLFNVVNCGDKIEAKRKSYKTFQGPYSAEMITDLMEVAGKNITNNKDCLLEQIRAAVGQKGSRR from the exons aatGAGGTGCCAAACATTGCCTTACTGGGTTCTGGAGGAGGAGAAAGAGCCATGGTGGGTTTGCTGGGATCCCTGGTTCAGCTCCAGAAAACAGGTCTTCTGGACTCCATCCTTTATCTGAGCGGAGTCTCTGGATCCACGTG GTCCATGGCCTCCGTATATCAGGAACCAGACTGGTCCACCAAACTAGAGACTGTGAAAGACAAGATCATCAAGAGACTCAACGGTCCTGGAGTCAGCTGGAAAGAAGCATTTGCCAAACTGAAGAAATATTATGGAAAAGATCACTTCAGTCTGACTGATATCTGGGCAGTGATGGTCATCACGACATTTGTGAAAGAG ATTGatgaacacacactcacagagcaGTGGAGCCAGCAGAGTAAAGACGGTAAAGTCCCGTTTCCCATCTACACCATGATCGACAAGAAGTGCAAACAGCGGAATATCGGAG ACCCCTGGTTCGAGATCACTCCTCATGAAGCAGGTTATTCTCTCACTGGAGCGTTTGTGGACGCCTCCAACTTTGGCAGCAAGTTTCACAAAGGCTCCAAGAAAAATCAGCAGGATGAATTTGACATGCTGTACCTGCAAG CTCTATGCGGAAGCGCTTTAGCTGATGAAGTGGAGATTAAGAAACTCCTCTGGCAAAAGATAAAAG atttCTTTCAACAAAAGGAAACAATATTTGAGGAAATGAGGAAGG AACAGCATGAGAGGAGTCCTGAAGCATTGGCAAGAGAGAGCGGAACAGGGTTGGAAAAAGTCTTTGCAGTGGGATTCAAAGCGCTACTGCACCCTCTATCAGAGCTCAGACAACAAGATCCAAACTCTCCAGTAACAGAAGAGTGTTATCAGGTGCTCATGAAACTCGTGGACATGAATATCTCTGTTTTAACTGGAAAAGATCCTTCTGCACTTGATGAATCCATCAGGACAACACTGTACG ACCTCTCTGGAGGCAAAATTCGTTTGGAAAGACTGAGAATTATTGATAGAAAAGCAGAAAAACTGAATATGAAGAGTTACACCATGGATGTAATCAACAGTTTGAGTGGTCGGATTGGTTACTGGCTATTTG ATGCTTGGATGAGCATTATTAATTGCATGAATCTGTGGGTCTGGGGCAGGAATTATAACTTCCTCCACGACATGACAG GTGAAGCAGTGCCCTCCACTCTTCAGGAAACTAAGACGAGAGACTTTGAAGATGCCGGACTGTTGCTGAACTCACCCTACTTCTCAGTGCTGAGAAAAGAGAGACACATCGACCTCATCATTTCACTGGATTTCAGTGAGGGTGATCCTTTCTTg ACAGTGAAGGAAGCTGCCAAGACGTGCAAGGAACTAAACATCCCTTTCCCTGAGGTCAACATTCTCAGTGGACACTCAGAGAACCCGAAGGACTTCTATGTGTTCAAAGGCAAAAACACTCCAACCGTGATCCACATCCCTCTCTTTAATGTGGTCAACTGTGGAG ATAAAATTGAGGCTAAGAGGAAAAGTTATAAGACCTTTCAAGGTCCTTACAGCGCTGAGATGATCACTGATCTCATGGAGGTCGCTGgaaaaaacatcacaaacaaCAAAGACTGTCTGCTGGAGCAGATCCGAGCAGCCGTTGGGCAAAAAGGATCCAGACGTTAA